From the genome of Neomonachus schauinslandi chromosome 5, ASM220157v2, whole genome shotgun sequence, one region includes:
- the CD9 gene encoding CD9 antigen isoform X2 yields the protein MPVKGGTKCVKYLLFGFNFIFWLAGIAVLAVGLWLRFDSQTKSIFEQDSQPSSFYTGVYILIGAGALMMLVGFLGCCGAVQESQCMLGLFFGFLLVIFAIEIAAAIWGYSHKDEVIKEVQEFYKDTYNKLKSKDEPQRDTLKAIHFALNCCGLAGGVEQFISDICPQKDVLSTIAVKVFHNKFHIIGAVGIGIAVVMIFGMIFSMILCCAIRRSREMV from the exons CTTGCCGGCATTGCAGTCCTTGCTGTTGGACTATGGCTCCGATTCGACTCTCAGACCAAGAGCATCTTCGAGCAAGACAGTCAGCCTTCCAGCTTCTACACAG gAGTTTATATTCTGATTGGAGCTGGTGCCCTCATGATGCTGGTGGGTTTCCTGGGCTGCTGTGGGGCCGTGCAAGAGTCCCAGTGCATGCTGGGATTG TTCTTTGGCTTCCTCTTGGTGATATTTGCCATTGAGATAGCTGCGGCCATCTGGGGATATTCCCACAAAGATGAG GTGATTAAGGAAGTCCAGGAGTTTTACAAGGACACCTACAACAAGCTGAAGTCCAAGGACGAGCCCCAGCGGGACACCCTGAAAGCCATCCACTTCGCG TTGAACTGCTGTGGTCTGGCTGGTGGAGTGGAACAGTTTATCTCCGACATCTGCCCCCAGAAGGATGTTCTGTCAACCATCGCAGTGAAG GTCTTCCACAACAAATTCCACATCATCGGCGCGGTGGGCATCGGGATTGCCGTGGTGATG ATATTTGGCATGATCTTCAGTATGATCCTGTGCTGTGCTATCCGCAGGAGCCGAGAGATGGTCTAG
- the CD9 gene encoding CD9 antigen isoform X1, translated as MPVKGGTKCVKYLLFGFNFIFWLAGIAVLAVGLWLRFDSQTKSIFEQDSQPSSFYTGVYILIGAGALMMLVGFLGCCGAVQESQCMLGLFFGFLLVIFAIEIAAAIWGYSHKDEVIKEVQEFYKDTYNKLKSKDEPQRDTLKAIHFALNCCGLAGGVEQFISDICPQKDVLSTIAVKPCPEAIKEVFHNKFHIIGAVGIGIAVVMIFGMIFSMILCCAIRRSREMV; from the exons CTTGCCGGCATTGCAGTCCTTGCTGTTGGACTATGGCTCCGATTCGACTCTCAGACCAAGAGCATCTTCGAGCAAGACAGTCAGCCTTCCAGCTTCTACACAG gAGTTTATATTCTGATTGGAGCTGGTGCCCTCATGATGCTGGTGGGTTTCCTGGGCTGCTGTGGGGCCGTGCAAGAGTCCCAGTGCATGCTGGGATTG TTCTTTGGCTTCCTCTTGGTGATATTTGCCATTGAGATAGCTGCGGCCATCTGGGGATATTCCCACAAAGATGAG GTGATTAAGGAAGTCCAGGAGTTTTACAAGGACACCTACAACAAGCTGAAGTCCAAGGACGAGCCCCAGCGGGACACCCTGAAAGCCATCCACTTCGCG TTGAACTGCTGTGGTCTGGCTGGTGGAGTGGAACAGTTTATCTCCGACATCTGCCCCCAGAAGGATGTTCTGTCAACCATCGCAGTGAAG CCCTGCCCTGAGGCCATAAAAGAGGTCTTCCACAACAAATTCCACATCATCGGCGCGGTGGGCATCGGGATTGCCGTGGTGATG ATATTTGGCATGATCTTCAGTATGATCCTGTGCTGTGCTATCCGCAGGAGCCGAGAGATGGTCTAG